Part of the Candidatus Aminicenantes bacterium genome is shown below.
GCTTACCGCTACCAAATCCGCATGAACGGCATTCATCAGGCCCGCAATGCCGCCACCGCCATCCGCATCGCCGAAATTTACCTCGAACCCCGCGCTCCACTTTGCGAAGCCACGGTTGCAACCGCCATATCCAACACAACCGTCCCTGGCCGCATCGAAAGCATACCGGGAACCCCAACCATTCTCCTGGACGGTGGCCACAACCTGGAAGGCACGCGGGCACTCAGCCAATTTCTAGCGGAACGCAACCTGAAAGACTTAACCGTGATTTTCGGAGTGTTGCGCGATAAACCTTACCGTTTGATGGTTCGAATGATCGCGCCTTTCGTTGGGAATGTCATCATTACAGAGCCGCGGTCGCATCGGGCTCTGCCGGCTGAACTGGCCGCACGCTGGTTCCCGGAACACACCCAACCCGCTATTGAACGGGATTACGCACGCGCATTGCAAATGGCGCGGGCCGTTGGCCGGACCATTCTGATTACCGGTTCTCTCTACATGGCCGGAGACATGCGCACCCAAATTCTCGGAGGCGACCCATGACCCAAGACAAATTCCTGCAAGCAACACAGCGTTACCATGATTTGAAGGCACGCCTCAATGCCGGAGAGATCACCGTCAATGACCTTAAACAAGCCTTGAAGAAATTAATGATCGTTGATAGTGAAGGGCGCTATTGGATGATCGGCGGCAAAAGCGGACGTTGGTATCGTCACGACGGCACGCAGTGGATCCAGGATGACCCTCACCAGGTGACCGAAGAGGATGGTGGATGGCAAGCCCAACTTGATGCGGACGCGAACATGCAAGAGGATCTGCGCCGGGAATCCGTTTTCGATCAGGTACGGGATGGCGGGCAGGAAAAACAGGAAACAGAGCCGAAATACCAGGCGCCCAAGGGTCCGGGCAGTGAGCCATTCCTTCAGGAACAGGGTTTGGTTCATCAAGGCGATACCCGGGAAGCGGACCTGCCTATAGTGACTTTGCCATCCACAGCCAAATCATCCATGCCACGGGAAGCTCAAACCTTTCCATCCGGTGAACCCACTCAACCCCTGGACCCAAGCACCACTCAGGCAGACACCGCCAACTGCCGCGTTTGCGATGCAGCCATTCCCGCTGAAGCTGAGTACTGTCCCGTATGCGGAGCCAACCAGAATGAAACCACTTCCGCCACGCGCGCCGTCGGCGCTTACAGCAAATTTGGTGGCGGCACCACCACCCTGCAAATCAGATCGATCCAGCCTTTCTCCCTGCTTTTTCTATTGGGAGGATTGGGCCTCATCCTGGGAGTGATTGTCGGCGCCGCATTCGGCATCTTTCAGATCTGCGGTGACTTGATTTACCAATTCCCCCGCATGCTTCAGGAAACCCGCGGCAAAATTCAAGGCGGCCTGATTTTCGGTGTTCTGGGAGGAATCGTCGGATTCCTTTCTTTCGCCCTGATGGCCCTGATCGCATCCGGGCTCTACAACCTGTTGGCGGACCTGTTTGGTGGTCTGCGCCTGCGGATTCGCTCCTGAGTGATGAGCACCCCCCTGCAGGATCTGCGTTATTGGCGCTTGGCTATCGCGATCTGGGTGGTACTCACGCTGTTCTACCTGTTGATCCGCCTGTGGCGCCGCCGCCGCTGACAATCGCTTGGTTTTTACTCCGGCCGTGTCATATCTGACGCCGTATCTGTTTTTTTCGCCCGCACAACCTTCATGGTTTGTTCAGCAATTTCCAATTCTTCATTGGTAGGGACCACCATTACGGTTACAGGAGAACCCGTGGCGGAGATGATTCCAAAGGCGCCCTTCACAACCGCATTGCGTTCCCGATCCAGTCGAATCCCCAGAAAATCCATGCGCTCCAGAACCCGCTCCCTCAGACTGGTGTCATTCTCCCCGATCCCAGCCGTAAACACCACGATATCGGCTCCGTTCATTACCGCCATATATGCGCCCAGGTACTTGCGGATGCGGTGAATCAGGATATCCAGGGCAAGTCCGGCATGCGGGTCTCCCTCATCGGCGCGGGTATGCACATCGCGCATATCGGAACTCAATTGGCTCACTCCTTGAAGGCCGCTATGCTTGTTGAGGATCCGGTCCATCTCTTCCACCCCGATGCCCTGATTGCGCATAATATATAGCGGGATGGCCGGATCGATATCCCCACACCGGGTACCCATCATCAAACCCTCCAGGGGTGTAAAACCCATGCTGGTATCCACGGAACGCCCTTTTTCAACGGCCGTGATCGATGAGCCGTTGCCCAGGTGGCAGGTAATGATATTGAGAGTATTCAATGGTTTTGCGAACTTCAACGCTGCTTGCCGCGCCACATAATAATGAGATGTACCATGAAATCCGTAGCGCCGAATCCCATACTCTTCGTAATATGTATAGGGTACGGGATACACATACGCATGGGGAGACATGGTCTGGTGAAACGCCGTGTCAAAGACCGCCGCATTGGGAACGCCTTCAAGGATGCGTCGGCAGGCTTCGATACCGGTGATGTTGGGCGGATTGTGCAGGGGCGCCAGGGGAATGCATTCGCGCAACGCGCTCATGACAAGGTCGTCAATGAGTACGGTGCGGTGAAATTTTTCTCCGGCGTGAACCACCCGGTGGCCCACCGCGGAAATCTCTTTGCGATCATTCAGCACACCCGTTTTGGAATGAGTCAGGTACTCGATGATCAGGTTAATTCCCTCTTCATGGTTTTTGACGGGGCGCTCAACCAGTTGCTTTCGCCTATCCTGATGCAGATTTAAACGTGACCCCTTAATCCCGATACGCTCCAACACGCCGCCCGCCAAAACATCACGCTCACGCATGGAGATCAGTTTGAATTTAATGGACGAACTTCCACTGTTGATCACCAGAATTTTCATTTCATTGCCTCACTGTTGGAAAGTGCGAACACCATCATTTATTATACTCACCTGCTTCCATTGCGCAAGAATGTCGTGCCGGTT
Proteins encoded:
- a CDS encoding acetate kinase, which gives rise to MKILVINSGSSSIKFKLISMRERDVLAGGVLERIGIKGSRLNLHQDRRKQLVERPVKNHEEGINLIIEYLTHSKTGVLNDRKEISAVGHRVVHAGEKFHRTVLIDDLVMSALRECIPLAPLHNPPNITGIEACRRILEGVPNAAVFDTAFHQTMSPHAYVYPVPYTYYEEYGIRRYGFHGTSHYYVARQAALKFAKPLNTLNIITCHLGNGSSITAVEKGRSVDTSMGFTPLEGLMMGTRCGDIDPAIPLYIMRNQGIGVEEMDRILNKHSGLQGVSQLSSDMRDVHTRADEGDPHAGLALDILIHRIRKYLGAYMAVMNGADIVVFTAGIGENDTSLRERVLERMDFLGIRLDRERNAVVKGAFGIISATGSPVTVMVVPTNEELEIAEQTMKVVRAKKTDTASDMTRPE